AACAAACAGAACCCATTTTGGAGGTGAAGCAAGATGCTTTACAATGGGCAATGCAGCCTTTGAGGAACACTGTCCCAGTGCAGTGATGAAGGATTTTCTCATGTTTCAATACTACCTGTAGTTCTTATTTATACTGGTTTCCTCCCCTGATCCGAGTATCCCTCATACTTCTGCAAAAATGATACAGACATGTAACTTCTGTTACATCACCAAAAATGATATGGACATGTAATTTCCTGGGGGAAAAACTCAGCCAGGGAAAAGGTTCCAGACCACATAATCCTCTGACTGATGTGCGGCCATAAGCAATTGCAAGAGCTCCAACAATAACCCATTAGGGGAGACTTCCTCCCCCTCACTGCTATTATAGACTAAGTGTAACATGACCACAGTTGGGACTCTCCTGTCTTTGTCTAAATTTCAACTggtaataaaaagaaaaaaaaaattctcatattacagaaaaaaatccaagtcaAGATTGATACATTCTTTTCTTCCTGCCTCTACCATGtttaggaagaagaaaaaacccacccaaaacaaacaaaaaattatccTGCATCAGATGATTGATATAAATTACCATTTATTTAGGAAGGGTTCAAAGAAATGCCATTTAAAGAGCATATCAACTCCAGTGTAGCAAAACCTGGGTGATGGGAGCAGAGTTTCaagagctgcacacacaatttGAACACATGCAAGTACTTCCTTGCCTTCAAGGTAGGATTCCTAGAAAATGAACTCCAAGGGTAACTTGCCAAGCCCACATCCCTTCCTCACTGTGAACATGTCCATGCTCTGGGGATATGGCTGGTGGAGCTTCCTGAAAGATGCTGCCTTCTTCCCATCTTCCCCTGGAGCCATCCCAAACAGTTGGCTACAGGAGAATCTCACAGGATGAAGGTTTAAACTTGTGCTTTTTCTGCTTATACCTGAAGGACTTCTTCCAGCCTCCATGGTCAAAAGCAGCTTGGTTCACTGGAATCTTTAAAGTCTGCAGAGCAGACAGCAGAGAGAGCTATAAAACAAGACTCTTTGTTTTCTATCCCTAGCTCCCCAATAcaagcagaaagcagaaaatggagaaagaaaaaaaatggatcaATGAAGACAGTGTTGAGATACAAGAGGGGGACATCCTCTGGTGATTCACTGGTGTCAGCATCAGCAAAGAAAGGGTCAGCATCACCAGCAAACAGGCACCCCCCTTACAAAGCATTTAAAACTTGCTTGTTTCTAAGAGCTTCCAGTTTAAATATTACACTTAATCACCAATGATGCTACAAGTACAGCAAGCCAGGAACTTGCCCACAGCATTTAGTTACATATTCCCTGTACTGATCACATATCTGCAGATAAAAAGCTAAGAATCAGTAGGCCTGAACCAGACAGGTTCTTCATAGCAAAATGCTTTGTATCCACACACTCCCATTCAAGCATAAAATATGAGTTCAGGAATTTGTCCTCCCTGTACCCCTGTGCCATTTGTACTGTCCGAGGAGCACTGGAACTGAACAGTCACCTTCCCACACTGAACTTCTGTCATTCCTTCTTGTCCAAAGTAGCTGAGTTCGTTACCATCCAGAATCACGCTCGCTGTGTAAAAGGTGTCAGGCTCAATCTGCACCGGGTACTCAAACCACACGGGAAAAGTGTTACTAGAACCATCCGAGAAGTATTTACTCAAGTTCTGGCCCAGGATAACTCCTTGTCGCTTCAGTTCAATCTTAGCACTGTACTCTGCCGAGCCACAGCTGGAGCCATAGAGCCCAAAGCCAGCAATGAACACCCTCTTGTCGACAGCAAACTGGATGCTGTCGCAGCGGCCCCGGTAGCGCCACTGGTTGCTGCGGTAAGCGCAGGACTGGAAGCGGTGGCAGCGCTGAGGGACCAGGCCCTTGCGGGGCTTGCTGACAAACTGCAGCTCCGGCTTCTTGGCGGCCGTGTACCACAGGAAGATGTCGTTGGTTTCATTCAGAGTCAGGATCCCCGACTGGGCGGCGCCGTTGGCGAAGTCGTCCAGGGCCATGGTGGGGATGCGGATCAGGTAGAGAGCCTTGCCCAGCACCTTGCGCTTGTTCTCGATGGTGGCCGTCAGCTCCTGCCGCTGGCACTCCACctcagcccagctcagagccGCCTCGAAAACGACGATTTCTTTGGCATTCAGAGTCTCCCTTCGGAGAATGCTTTCAAGTGTCTGGAAATCAATGTCACAGAAGCCCTCAGACTTCAAAGCGAGCTCAGCTTGGGCATCAATCACTTCCCAGCAGCGCTGGGTCAGGTCAGGTTCCTCGAATAAGCAGCTCTGGGAGAGCAGCACGCAGGCATTCTTTGCACTCAGGCTTGTCTCGAGAAAGTTAACGCAGGCACGGGCCAGGTGAGGGACAATGTACTTCTTGGCAGCATAAAGAGTGGCCAGGACAGTGTCTGCTGCCAAATCGATCTCATCACAATAGATGTACCTGAAATAAAGCACACAGGTGTAATGCTGCTGCTTAACACGACACCAGTTTGTCAACAAACTTAtacaaaattataaataaagaatatttaaatGGCTCCACATTAAAATCAAGCAGTGCTTTGGGGAGTATTGATTAAGCccagaaagaaagaacaaaaaaacctcagcactTATGTTAAGACCAGGGAAAAGAACAGGTTTAAATCTGAGGTGAATCCAACTTTCCATTTGGAGTGCATGCTTTGAGACAATTGTTTAAACACTGTGgcccctgcagctctgtgctcattCCCCACAGGTCTTGcctcccaggcaggagctcctgcagggctgcctccCTCAGCTACCACAGGAGCCTGGAACATGTGTTATCAAGAGTCCTTGGACTGCATGTCCCCTGATGGTGAACCACGGTTTACTGAGGTGCATGAACAAGTTTGTAGAGAGTAATTAGGTAATCTAAGATTAAATTTCTAAGAAGAGAAATGCTATTCAAGTATATCAGGTGTTATCATTTCTGTAACTACTGGATTGGGTTCTTTTCAGAGGTGGCTTTTTTTTGGGAGGGGGCTcgtggttttggttggttttttcaAAGGGTTATGAAACGTATCGGAAATGGAagattttcaggtttttaatGCTCACAACATCCTAACTCAACTAGCACAGCATTTTCACTCAGTCTCACTGCATAAGGATGAAAAAAGCTTTATTGCTATGGCAGTGTGGTGGAAGAGATGAAGGTGAAATTCTATTTATGTGACTAAACTGCTGGGATTCATTGCTCAGAGAAATGAAGCATTGTACAGTTTGTTCTTTTCAATATCTCATGCTTCAGGGCTCCATTTGCAGCTGGTGAATGCAATGTGCTAAAACCATGCCAAATGCAATTTCACTCTTCACAGGGATAAGCAAGTCTTGATGGTTATGGCTGATAAAAGTGTCTTCCTCCAGAAAAGCTAAAGTTGTATGCAACCCTGTACCAATTAAAATTTTCTAGTTAGCAGGTTTCCCTACACAATGAGTTTTCTGCAGAACAGATGTGCCTATAAAGAGGAATTAGTACCTACATTGGTCTGATTATAGTTGTAAATAACTATTTGTATTTTTGCAGCTGTAAGATAGTATCCTCCATGCTGCACTTGGAAAACATGCACAGAGGAGATACTGCTCCAGCAACATAAAATCTAAGAGgttacagagaaaaaagaaaacttacaTAGAGCCAAGCTTATTTTTAGTGTTTACTGCTTGGTTTCAGCTTATCTGTGAAACCAAAGAACCCATCTGTATATCAATGGTTACAGGCTTAGCTCCTTTACCTCCCcaaaaaattcattttcaaTAATTTGTTTTTATGATTGTCCTGATTGCTCTCCTACTCTTTCCTCCCTTCTACTACTTCTCTTTGCCTGCTAGTACAACAGAGAATGATGACGTCTGTTTTAAATCCAAATAGTTCAAAAGTTGCTATTTTaatattgaaatattgaaaataaagaACTGATAGTTCAAAAGTTGCTATTTTaatattgaaatattgaaaataaagaACTGATATCACTGATGTACAGCAGACACAGCACAGATCGACTGTCAGCAATACTCCACACCTCTGACTCTGCCAATGCACCTCAGCTCTGGTTTGCAATTGCTGATATTCCAGTTTCACCCTGTtctcaaacacaggattctgccAGAGCACGGGGTTTGGTGGTTTAGTAACACATTCAGCCTGGGATGAGATGAGATCACAGTTCTAACTTGAACAGTCAAGACTGAGATAAGATATAATTCATTAATGCACCAATTCAGTCTGGCAGCTAGACTATGAGTTTAACCCTGTTTTTAAAACTGGGGAGAGCAGTCAAAGCAGTCTTACTGGGAGAATAATTAACGTCTACCCATCATGGTATTTCCTATATTACACCTGGCAATACCTTATTTGTTGTCAGAATGCCCACTGtgtaataaaacagaaaaaatatttatgccaTCAGAATTCATTGGCCCacgggaaaaaaatcccaaacttcTTGAGCAAGAtgtcaaaaccaaaaaacccaagatAAATGTATTTTCTGACAAAGTTTCTGATGCAGAAAGAAGCCTGTGAAGGAGAGGCTGCTTTGGCATAGCCAAAGTCTTTCCCTCTGTAGCAGCACAGCCTTGCCATCCATggctcacagcagctgcaggaaacTCTCCCAGGGATGGTTTCCCAGAGAGAGAGGAGTGGAGGGGACAGTGGCTCCCCCAAGCTCCACATGCAGGGGGTGCTGTGAGCAGGGGACActgcagtgctgagcagcatCCCTGAGCCTTCCCTGCaccatcccagagctgcagacacCGACTGGGGCACTCTGCAGCCTCACACACGCTGCATCGGGGAACACAGCACTGGCAAGGTTACCTCAACAGCCACACAGACCACAAAGTTGTTTTGGTCTTTAGGGTTTTTTCAACAAAGGCTGAGAAGGTGAAGAATCCCATGGTTCTGGCCATGCTCTCCTAGACAGTCTCCTAAATTGCCATGGGCTAAATAATATACCAAGACCTAGATGTCAGTGTTGCTACTCTCTTTTCTAGGCTTTCTTTCTGCACACATTTCTTAATGATAAATTCAGAAAACATTCAGCTTTTATACAGCACATCATGTTTAGCCACGGTGAAACAGATTTGCTGTTCAAAAAGAAAGGGAGGCTGAAAGAACCCAAGTATCTTGTATTTGTGATTTCTAAAATTCAGCATGAAAGTAAACTGTAAGTCCGAGCTCTGCCACAAAATCAAAAAGGCCCAAAGCAAAGATCCATAACACACCTCCCTACATAATGTCACATCTTAACTTTATATTCCAGGTCTACAGAATATCTGTGGAGCTCTCCTGGCAGTTACCTATATTTGCACAGAACATTCCTGATGTTGATGATAACCTATAAAAACTCTATATGCAACTTTGAATGTTCATCTATGATGCCAGTGAaatgttaaaaatgaaaaagaaactcTTCTGTAATCACAAGTTAATCAAAACAATCTATGAAACACAATAAATTGCTAGCTAGTGATTATATCATTACATGCAAGAAAACTTAGAGCATATTAAAGGGATCACTATCAGATACTGATGTATTCTTTGTATAGGAAAGCAACAGCATTTATttaagctgaaggaaaaaaaaacaaaaactaaaagcCATAGCATTTCTGTGATAGCGCATTTTTCCTCAATAATCAGTTTATAGATACATTCAAGGACAATTCAGCAGGGAAGCTGCTTCATTATGCCCATTTAGGAAAAGAGAGCATTTTTTATGcagtttgcaagaagaaaaataacgATCATGTAAACTGACTCGTTTTCCTTGTTAGATCAAACCCCTATTCATGTAAACAGCCTTTTTATCTCTTTCCAAACACATCAATATGATACATAAggagaaatttatttttcagaggCTATACTGAATAACTTAGGGTCATTTTTCTAAGACAAGACCTGTGTACTGCAGGTTTATAAAAGAGCTGGAACTATGTCAATCCACAAACCCAGCAATTCACTGGGTCTGAGGGGGCTTTGTGCATGCATTTTTAACTTTTCTCCGCACTTGCAAAGTAGAAcagttggtttggggttttttgttccaGCTGACAAACCTTTTTAGTAACTCCATTCCTTTGTGTAACATATAGTGACAAATCAGATCAATAGGCATTACAGTACACAATGTGCCCAAAGATCCCCTGTCAAAGTCATTATTTACAACTGCCTACATTAGTCTAATATGTGTGTGCCTGGAAGTGCAGGGGGAGAGCAAAATTAGGTGAaagtttaaaacacaaaaagaagAATATTTCAAACAActgctttctttctgtttatATGCAACTTCAGCTATGACATTGGCAGGGCATGTATACATCAGACAGGAACACATATCCAGCAGATGAATGATGCTTACTTCAGCATTGCAAGGAAAGCAGCAGGCTCAACATCTGGTATACGGATTTCATCTTTGTCCTCAGCGAGCTCTCCGTAAAACATTGCATGGAATACAGAGCTCCCAACAGCCAGGACATACTGTTGAGAAAGGGAAATCTTATTTCATGCTTTGAACTCAAACACTGCCAACACAAACAATGTGGGAGAGCCACTCTGAGCAAGCTGGGCTGCGCTGACAGGCTCTACAGACACACTTCGGTAAGAAATGAAGTCCAAATTAAGAACAAGTTACACATTTTCCTTGTATTTTACTCTCCTGAGCATAGATGCATTAGCTACTGGAAAACTCTCACCTCCACCACAGAAGTTAACTATTTCTAGGAAATCTCAAGAGCAGTATTAATCAACAGCACAAAGCAGTATTCCTAACTTTACTGTCTTAGCCCAACACAAAGAAAAGCCAGGGAGAGATTATCCCACTGCATGTGGCCTTTCCCAACACGGACTACTGCCTGTCCCAGAAGAGCTGAGCCTCCCACACTCAGTCCTGCTGTACCTGTGGGAGCTCTCTCTGGCTCTCCCACCCCAGCAGATCATGCAGCTGTTGCTTACTTTGTGTCCTGGCAGCCGCTGGGTCCCACCTGGTGGCCCGACCACAAAATGAACATCTGCCATCAAGTCATTGTTGAACATCACTGCATTTCTACAAACAGAGGTAGCATGTTAATTTGTGGCACCCAGGAACTCTCTCTGCATGTCCCAGACCcaaaaaatatgattttttaacAACTTCAAGTTGCTCATTACTAAAGAGAAGCAGGTCACACTTTGCTTTCAGCTGCTTTACACATCATTGCACAAATATATCAGAGAAAATACTAAAAGTGTTTCTGGTGTGTGTGGGTGCAATaaaacaaacccccaaacttCTGAGAACTTTCCAAGAAGTGGAAATCAAAGTCCAGAGCATTTATCACTGAAAATCCCCACTGAGGTCTAAAAGGAAATCTTTATGGCTATGGTGCAGCTTTCAGCCACATTTTTATTAACTCAAACAGATGCACTGACTAGAAAAGAGATACTAAAACATTTCTCCATTACCAAAATTCTTATTTcccacacacacatacagggcttaaaaaagcccaaacaaatTAAATataactgtgttttcttcagtAAACAAATGCATTCTGGACATTTTGCTACTTTTCACCCCTCAttcaaacaccaaaaaaagctGCCCTGAACTTACCTCTCTCTGATGGTTGGATAAAGTCCTTGCCAATTAGGTGCAGGAATAGTGTTGTTGTTATTGAGATTTTGCTGATGGTACTGCTGGACAGCAGTTGTATTTGTATTAGCTGGTTTCTTTCGGGGAAAAATATCAGCAGccatcttcttcttctttttggtCTTCAAGGTAATGATTTCATAACAAACTGGAGGCAATTTGCTgttgctactgctgctgctatTTCCTTTCTTAGAGCTCTTCTTAGACCTGTTCTTGACCGTCTCTGGAAGCATCAAGAAGAAGGTGAGACATTTCATGTTCTTTCCTTTCTCATCTACCATCAGTATACCCGTGAGTAAAGACCACAGCCTAACTAGCCAGGAACATTTAGGAATCTACGTGGAAGCTGGAACACcgaaagcagcagagctgagactCAGCAAGACAAGGTGACCTTTCCAGCACCCGGAGTAAGAAACTGAGTTTAAGTTTGATCCAGGACTTGAACCGTTAAAGACATCCCCATCATTCCTTCCAGCTTTCCCGATCAGGAAGCGCCTGGCAGCGCTACAGCCGGGgcagagggcaggagcagcgcacggcggcagtgccaggctgccgGCGAGCCCGAGTTGtgcgggcagggctgggagcggaGCGGCAGCCGCGCGGCCGGAGCCAATGGCTGCAGGCACGGAGCGCGATTGGGCTCGCACACAGTGACACCTATTGTAGCCCGCGCCGCTGCCACGGCACAGCCACCGCGGCGCTCCCGCAGCTcccccgcagccgccgccgAGGATGGCACGGAATCAATGGCACCGCGGCTGCCCGGCAGGGCGGGAGCGCTTCTCTGCTGGCTGTGTGGGTGTGTGAGCTCTCTCTCCTCCGTGCCGCTTCCACAGGCGAAGCAGTAAGAAGTTGCAATCAGGTAGAAAGGTCTATCTGAGTCTATTCGATATTAGCACAGCTTCCTTTGCCTGTAGCATCCCCACAAATCCCTCCCGTAGGAGCTGCTCGGCGAGTGCGGGACCGGTATCGGAACGGAATTAAAGCAATGGAGCAGCAGCACGGCCAGCGATGCAGGCAAAGGATCCCTTTCAGCGGCTCCTACTCCAGTGTAACATCAACAGGGATGAGGTCACAGCTCCAGCTTTAACTCCTTCTGTTTCCAGATAACACACAGCCTTTGACAGGGGTCCCAAATCGCTAAGCAGCGCTAATTAAGCCAGATTACACCAGACATGGCTGCACCACATCAGAAGAAAACTTCTAGATGTGTAATCAGATTAAAGCAAACCAGAGTGACTATATTTAATCAATATTTCAAAGCATTAAAGGGTCTGAATGATTTACAGAGTCTCAGGCAAAAATCATTCCTTGAGACACAAACAGTCCAATTTTATTCACAAATAAACAGGATATAAGCTATACCAACCAAACCATTTAAATAGGAAATAAGTCTATTTTATAGTCATTAGTTTACTCAGAACTGAAATTTTGATCAGATTTCTTTAATATCAGGCCAGGTGTCAAGAAAAACCACCAAGTAAGCATAGCCacttaaaaacaaaagcagggaaataaaaaatacttgGTATGAGGTGTCAACATATCACACCTTAAAATACTGGGGAGCATATAGTTCAAATATGATTTCATAATtactttcagtttaaaaaaatcccctctgctTTCAAAGCTAATTTAGCCATATTTTGCCCTAATTAGTTTTGCCGGacaagggcacagcagggaaatTAAAGTGATAAAAGGTTGGTGAAGAAATCTTCCTGAAGCCCCTGACTCAAACAGAAATATTACTCAGGCTATTTATTCAGTCTCCATCTCAGCTGCTGGAgtcacagctgtggctgtgtcacacacactcAGAATTTTTAACCTGAGGATGTGCTGGTATTTCAAAGATTACCAGGTTTCCTTGGGAGATGCTGCACACCAAGCACTCACTGCACACCCAGCCAtgtgcaggct
This sequence is a window from Zonotrichia albicollis isolate bZonAlb1 chromosome 3, bZonAlb1.hap1, whole genome shotgun sequence. Protein-coding genes within it:
- the BTBD3 gene encoding BTB/POZ domain-containing protein 3 isoform X2 translates to MAADIFPRKKPANTNTTAVQQYHQQNLNNNNTIPAPNWQGLYPTIRERNAVMFNNDLMADVHFVVGPPGGTQRLPGHKYVLAVGSSVFHAMFYGELAEDKDEIRIPDVEPAAFLAMLKYIYCDEIDLAADTVLATLYAAKKYIVPHLARACVNFLETSLSAKNACVLLSQSCLFEEPDLTQRCWEVIDAQAELALKSEGFCDIDFQTLESILRRETLNAKEIVVFEAALSWAEVECQRQELTATIENKRKVLGKALYLIRIPTMALDDFANGAAQSGILTLNETNDIFLWYTAAKKPELQFVSKPRKGLVPQRCHRFQSCAYRSNQWRYRGRCDSIQFAVDKRVFIAGFGLYGSSCGSAEYSAKIELKRQGVILGQNLSKYFSDGSSNTFPVWFEYPVQIEPDTFYTASVILDGNELSYFGQEGMTEVQCGKVTVQFQCSSDSTNGTGVQGGQIPELIFYA
- the BTBD3 gene encoding BTB/POZ domain-containing protein 3 isoform X1; translation: MVDEKGKNMKCLTFFLMLPETVKNRSKKSSKKGNSSSSSNSKLPPVCYEIITLKTKKKKKMAADIFPRKKPANTNTTAVQQYHQQNLNNNNTIPAPNWQGLYPTIRERNAVMFNNDLMADVHFVVGPPGGTQRLPGHKYVLAVGSSVFHAMFYGELAEDKDEIRIPDVEPAAFLAMLKYIYCDEIDLAADTVLATLYAAKKYIVPHLARACVNFLETSLSAKNACVLLSQSCLFEEPDLTQRCWEVIDAQAELALKSEGFCDIDFQTLESILRRETLNAKEIVVFEAALSWAEVECQRQELTATIENKRKVLGKALYLIRIPTMALDDFANGAAQSGILTLNETNDIFLWYTAAKKPELQFVSKPRKGLVPQRCHRFQSCAYRSNQWRYRGRCDSIQFAVDKRVFIAGFGLYGSSCGSAEYSAKIELKRQGVILGQNLSKYFSDGSSNTFPVWFEYPVQIEPDTFYTASVILDGNELSYFGQEGMTEVQCGKVTVQFQCSSDSTNGTGVQGGQIPELIFYA